A DNA window from Niabella yanshanensis contains the following coding sequences:
- a CDS encoding dihydrodipicolinate synthase family protein: MEPLTKDTCRGNWGTLLLPINPDDTIDFSRLSHEIDVLIAAHVDGIYSNGTAGEFHTQTEAEFDQISQLLAEKCNVAGMPFQIGVSHSVPAIVLDRIRRTQTLKPSAYQVILPDWVAVTNQEARGFLNRISEAAHPVPLVLYNPPHAKRVLPPAGYQELVETTPGLISVKLLDGDEQWYEQMKPLADRIAVFVPGHHLATGVEKGVAAGAYSNVACVHPKAAQQWWQMMQTDINEALQVQNTIQSFFDAYILPYAKKNFSNPALDKLLAAVGAWAPVGTRLRWPYQWIPETDVADVRKGAHQHLPGWFFDAI, from the coding sequence ATGGAACCATTAACAAAGGATACATGCAGGGGTAACTGGGGTACTCTTTTATTACCCATCAACCCCGATGATACTATCGACTTTTCGAGGCTTTCTCATGAGATAGATGTACTGATTGCCGCTCATGTTGACGGCATCTATTCTAACGGAACAGCCGGTGAATTTCACACTCAAACCGAAGCCGAGTTTGATCAGATTAGTCAGTTGCTAGCCGAAAAATGTAATGTAGCCGGGATGCCTTTCCAGATAGGTGTTTCACATTCTGTTCCGGCTATTGTACTGGACCGAATCCGGCGAACGCAAACATTAAAGCCTTCTGCTTACCAGGTTATACTACCCGATTGGGTGGCGGTAACCAACCAGGAAGCCCGGGGATTTCTCAACAGGATATCAGAAGCAGCCCATCCGGTTCCATTGGTATTATATAATCCACCGCATGCCAAAAGAGTGTTGCCACCGGCCGGTTATCAGGAATTGGTAGAGACTACTCCAGGACTGATCAGTGTGAAGCTACTAGATGGTGACGAGCAGTGGTACGAGCAAATGAAACCTCTGGCTGACCGGATTGCCGTATTTGTACCCGGGCATCATCTGGCTACGGGAGTTGAAAAAGGTGTGGCTGCGGGCGCCTATTCAAATGTCGCCTGTGTCCATCCTAAGGCCGCTCAGCAATGGTGGCAGATGATGCAAACGGATATAAATGAAGCTTTGCAGGTGCAAAATACAATCCAGTCGTTCTTTGATGCCTATATACTGCCTTATGCTAAAAAGAACTTCAGTAACCCTGCGTTGGATAAATTGTTGGCAGCTGTTGGAGCCTGGGCGCCTGTCGGTACACGGCTGAGATGGCCTTATCAATGGATCCCGGAAACAGATGTTGCGGATGTTCGTAAAGGGGCCCACCAGCATTTACCCGGTTGGTTTTTCGATGCCATTTAA
- a CDS encoding alpha/beta hydrolase, giving the protein MKRKFFPALFLGALAMGCIFCLSPMNSGAQQIIQLYNTVPNAIESTEFIENWDTTSNGRILVRNVTRPTLTAYLPAKDKTNGTAVIICPGGGYSYLVINREGSDVAEVFARNGVAAFVLKYRLPNDRIMRDKTIGPLQDAQQAMKLLRERASEWNININRIGIIGFSAGGHLASTASTHFTTAVTANEKGTSLRPDFSILVYPVISFGDSLSHKGSRRALLGKDTTSLPATRLYSNEQQITASTPPTFLLHSSDDKIVPVGNSIAYYQALIRAGVKAEMHIYSTGGHGYGLLNKTNKDDWFQRCMNWMQANQWLQPEK; this is encoded by the coding sequence ATGAAAAGGAAGTTTTTTCCTGCCTTATTTTTGGGGGCATTGGCCATGGGCTGCATCTTTTGTCTTTCTCCCATGAACAGCGGGGCTCAACAGATTATCCAGCTGTATAATACCGTTCCTAATGCCATTGAATCAACAGAATTCATAGAAAACTGGGACACCACTTCTAATGGCAGGATACTGGTCAGGAATGTGACCCGCCCCACATTGACTGCTTATTTACCTGCAAAGGATAAGACCAATGGTACGGCAGTAATTATTTGCCCCGGCGGTGGTTACTCTTACCTGGTTATAAACCGGGAAGGCAGTGATGTTGCGGAAGTATTTGCCCGTAACGGGGTAGCAGCTTTTGTGTTAAAATACCGGCTGCCCAACGACCGGATAATGCGCGACAAAACCATCGGTCCGCTACAGGATGCGCAACAGGCCATGAAGCTGCTGAGAGAACGGGCCTCTGAATGGAATATCAACATTAACAGGATCGGTATTATCGGTTTTTCGGCTGGCGGGCACCTGGCTTCAACGGCTTCCACACATTTTACCACCGCCGTTACAGCCAACGAAAAAGGAACCAGTTTGCGACCCGACTTTTCTATACTGGTATACCCCGTTATCAGTTTTGGCGATAGCCTGAGCCATAAAGGTTCAAGAAGAGCGTTGCTTGGTAAAGATACTACCAGCTTACCGGCAACCAGGCTCTATTCCAACGAGCAACAGATCACAGCATCTACACCCCCAACCTTCTTATTGCATAGTTCAGACGATAAAATAGTGCCCGTTGGCAACAGCATTGCCTATTACCAGGCCTTAATCAGGGCGGGGGTAAAAGCCGAAATGCATATTTACAGCACCGGGGGGCATGGATATGGATTACTTAATAAAACCAATAAAGATGATTGGTTTCAACGATGTATGAACTGGATGCAGGCTAACCAATGGCTGCAACCTGAAAAATAA
- a CDS encoding galactose oxidase — MIIASCETAEKIPVFEWSQLSPVPDKVGFAGSFAGISNNHLIVAGGAQFPEGTRPWSGGVKTWNDKVLALASDVKGWKEIGRLPRAMGYGISLNWKDGVLLIGGANQTKHFQDVYFIRYQNEQLSIDTLASLPHPLANSCGVMIDNIVYVAGGLSSPVASSAESAFWALDLNQPREQQQWKKLPSWPGEARMLGVAGQINGEFYLLSGTSLYIPEGDSVVHRRYLRDSFVFNTGKGWRKIKELPHPVVAAPTPAYTNANQQLFIFGGDDGSRAEQNTILKDKHPGFRTETLMYDAQKDNWTITGAVFTDRQPNPENNPGASTWAPVTTPLVVWNKQIVIPQGEARPGVRTNRVLAANPQ, encoded by the coding sequence ATGATTATTGCATCCTGCGAAACAGCAGAAAAAATCCCTGTTTTCGAATGGTCACAGTTAAGTCCCGTGCCCGATAAAGTAGGATTTGCGGGCTCATTCGCGGGTATAAGCAATAATCATCTTATTGTAGCCGGGGGGGCACAGTTTCCTGAAGGTACCCGGCCATGGTCGGGCGGAGTTAAGACCTGGAACGATAAAGTGCTCGCGTTAGCCAGCGATGTCAAAGGCTGGAAGGAGATAGGCAGGCTTCCCAGGGCGATGGGTTATGGTATTTCTCTTAACTGGAAAGATGGGGTTCTGTTAATAGGCGGAGCCAATCAAACCAAACATTTTCAGGATGTGTATTTTATAAGATATCAAAATGAACAATTATCTATTGATACATTGGCTTCCTTACCACACCCGCTTGCCAACTCCTGTGGGGTGATGATTGATAATATCGTATATGTAGCCGGCGGACTTTCATCTCCCGTTGCATCATCGGCTGAAAGCGCTTTTTGGGCGCTCGACCTTAACCAGCCCAGGGAACAGCAGCAATGGAAAAAGCTTCCTTCCTGGCCGGGCGAAGCAAGAATGCTGGGTGTAGCAGGACAGATCAATGGGGAATTCTACCTGTTAAGTGGAACCAGTTTATATATACCTGAGGGTGATTCAGTGGTGCACAGACGATATTTACGGGATAGTTTTGTTTTTAACACCGGTAAAGGATGGCGGAAAATTAAAGAACTGCCCCACCCGGTGGTAGCAGCGCCGACTCCGGCGTATACGAACGCGAATCAGCAGCTATTTATTTTTGGTGGCGACGATGGCAGCCGTGCAGAACAAAATACGATCCTCAAAGATAAACATCCCGGTTTTCGTACAGAAACGCTGATGTATGATGCACAGAAAGATAATTGGACTATTACGGGAGCGGTGTTTACGGATCGGCAACCCAATCCGGAGAACAATCCCGGTGCCAGTACCTGGGCGCCGGTAACAACTCCTCTGGTTGTATGGAACAAGCAGATTGTTATTCCCCAGGGAGAAGCCCGGCCGGGGGTTCGCACCAACAGGGTTTTAGCAGCCAATCCGCAGTAA
- the pdxR gene encoding MocR-like pyridoxine biosynthesis transcription factor PdxR, whose protein sequence is MLRPWKLSLKINYGCDKPIYLQIADAIISDIQSGRLKQGTALPGSRKLSEELKLNRNTIVDALQVLLNEEWLVAKERKGTFVADKLPLLSHYLKVPVAIDSMAAEPLSPRIHFDDGYPDSKIAPIAELARAYRQIFNRKARRQLMGYGSELGDWKFRQELGRMLNHNRGMQVATQQLCVTRGSQMAMYLTAQCLLKEGDWVVVENPGYKPAWKAFEQAGARLIPVNVDKEGMVTHDVKQLLQSGRKIKALYTTPHHQYPTTVTMSLQRRLELIQLSNKYGFTIIEDDYDNEFHFGYRPVLPLCSFDELIRYVYVGTMSKVVAPALRIGYLATTIPGLMGKIGSLRKIIDVQGDAIMEQAVLQLVHDGTIKKHLKKATHYYRAKRALTEALLIKYIGEKACYTIPEGGLAFWIVPSRKCNWVHIATQLQKKGIGIITPDQYSFGKVINGIRLSYGALSAEQLEEGLRELALLL, encoded by the coding sequence ATGTTAAGGCCCTGGAAATTATCTCTGAAGATTAATTATGGTTGCGATAAACCCATTTATCTGCAAATCGCCGATGCTATTATCTCCGACATTCAATCGGGCCGGCTGAAACAGGGCACCGCACTGCCGGGAAGCAGGAAACTCTCTGAGGAGCTGAAACTCAACCGGAATACAATAGTAGATGCTTTACAGGTGTTGCTGAATGAAGAGTGGCTGGTAGCAAAAGAAAGGAAAGGAACTTTCGTGGCGGACAAATTGCCCCTTTTGTCGCATTATCTGAAAGTACCTGTTGCAATAGATAGCATGGCTGCTGAACCTTTGTCTCCGCGTATTCACTTTGATGATGGCTATCCCGACAGTAAAATCGCACCTATAGCTGAGCTGGCCAGGGCCTACCGGCAAATTTTCAACCGGAAAGCCCGCCGGCAACTAATGGGCTACGGGAGCGAATTGGGGGATTGGAAGTTCAGGCAGGAATTGGGTCGTATGCTGAATCATAACCGCGGCATGCAGGTTGCCACCCAACAGCTATGCGTTACAAGAGGCAGCCAGATGGCAATGTACTTAACAGCTCAATGTCTTTTAAAAGAAGGAGATTGGGTGGTTGTCGAAAATCCGGGATACAAGCCTGCGTGGAAAGCCTTTGAGCAGGCCGGAGCCCGGTTGATTCCTGTAAATGTTGATAAAGAAGGGATGGTGACCCATGATGTTAAGCAACTGCTTCAATCGGGTCGGAAGATCAAAGCTTTATATACAACCCCACATCATCAGTATCCTACTACGGTAACGATGAGTCTTCAGCGGAGGCTGGAACTCATTCAACTGTCCAACAAATATGGCTTTACCATTATTGAGGATGACTATGATAACGAGTTTCATTTTGGTTACCGGCCCGTGTTACCTCTATGCAGTTTTGACGAGTTGATAAGATACGTGTATGTGGGTACTATGAGTAAGGTTGTGGCACCGGCATTGAGAATTGGCTATCTGGCAACAACCATTCCCGGGCTTATGGGAAAAATAGGCTCCTTAAGAAAGATCATCGATGTGCAGGGAGATGCTATCATGGAACAGGCGGTGCTGCAATTGGTTCACGATGGCACTATAAAGAAGCATCTAAAAAAAGCTACTCATTATTACCGGGCAAAGCGCGCCTTAACGGAGGCCTTGCTGATAAAGTATATCGGTGAGAAGGCCTGTTACACTATTCCTGAAGGTGGCCTTGCTTTTTGGATCGTTCCTTCCCGAAAATGTAATTGGGTTCATATAGCAACGCAATTACAAAAAAAAGGTATCGGAATCATCACTCCCGACCAATATAGTTTTGGTAAAGTTATAAACGGCATACGTTTAAGCTATGGCGCCCTGTCTGCAGAACAACTGGAAGAAGGGTTGCGCGAGTTGGCTTTGCTGCTTTGA
- a CDS encoding thioredoxin domain-containing protein, which translates to MTQSIFYHAGCPVCISAEEAILELISSDKIAVVHLGNAKEKIAEAETAGVKSVPALVLPNGNVLHINFGASIEDLK; encoded by the coding sequence ATGACACAATCTATCTTTTATCATGCCGGCTGTCCTGTATGTATTAGTGCCGAAGAAGCTATTCTCGAACTGATCTCTTCTGATAAAATAGCCGTTGTGCACCTGGGTAACGCAAAAGAGAAAATAGCGGAAGCTGAAACAGCGGGTGTAAAATCGGTTCCGGCATTGGTACTTCCCAATGGGAATGTGCTGCATATCAATTTCGGAGCTTCTATTGAAGACCTGAAGTAA
- a CDS encoding YggS family pyridoxal phosphate-dependent enzyme, whose translation MITRNLQAISQRIKNACTKAGRNPHEVKILLATKTVAVDRIQLALQAGYTLIAENKVQELSHKYTALQQFHPTHHFIGHLQTNKIKDLLRYNIACIQSIDRFDLACKLHQRLQAQERTMDILIQVNTSAEESKFGVAPERTIDLVQQISNLTSLKIKGLMTIGLLSADREQARPCFRLLKQLQQQIRVVNMPNVSMSELSMGMSADLDIAIEEGATIVRIGTAVFGERNYPDSYYWNESATIQ comes from the coding sequence ATGATAACCCGAAACTTACAAGCCATTAGCCAAAGAATAAAAAACGCATGTACAAAGGCAGGCCGTAATCCACACGAGGTTAAGATTCTGCTTGCTACGAAAACAGTAGCAGTCGATCGCATTCAATTAGCCCTGCAGGCGGGGTACACATTGATAGCTGAAAATAAAGTGCAGGAATTGTCACATAAATATACGGCTCTGCAGCAGTTTCATCCTACCCATCACTTTATAGGCCATTTACAAACGAATAAAATAAAAGATCTTCTAAGATATAATATAGCTTGTATTCAATCCATAGACCGCTTCGATCTTGCCTGCAAATTACACCAGCGACTACAGGCCCAGGAAAGAACCATGGATATATTGATACAAGTGAACACCTCTGCGGAGGAAAGCAAATTTGGTGTGGCCCCTGAAAGAACGATAGATCTGGTACAGCAAATCAGCAATTTAACCAGTTTGAAAATTAAGGGATTGATGACTATCGGCCTGTTATCGGCCGACAGGGAGCAGGCAAGGCCTTGTTTCCGGCTGCTGAAACAACTTCAACAACAGATCAGGGTTGTTAACATGCCGAATGTATCCATGAGTGAGCTCTCGATGGGCATGAGTGCCGACCTGGACATAGCGATCGAGGAAGGAGCCACTATTGTTAGAATCGGAACCGCTGTGTTTGGGGAAAGAAATTATCCCGACAGCTACTACTGGAACGAGTCGGCCACTATACAATAA
- a CDS encoding AAA family ATPase, which translates to MTVLLMNPFDLVISDKEQVDFDEIFMSGANRQQLLQLIKEHFYEAALREYGLTINNKLLLYGESGCGKTLTAKAMAKALGKALLVLNLSNIISARIGETSQHLKQVFDKASRERAVLFLDEFDQIGKARTSNDREVGEIRRLTNTLIQLIDYYPGNSLLIAATNHKAMIDHALLRRFQITISYDRPTNAELDHYYEQIIRGFPATLRSVNRVYGISYAEARDCVLTQVKNNLIRQLEKENKNAI; encoded by the coding sequence ATGACAGTTTTATTAATGAACCCTTTCGATCTTGTAATTTCCGATAAAGAACAGGTTGACTTCGATGAGATTTTCATGAGCGGTGCGAACCGGCAGCAGCTTCTTCAGCTTATTAAAGAGCATTTTTATGAAGCTGCTTTACGGGAATATGGTTTGACAATTAATAATAAGTTGTTACTATATGGTGAATCCGGTTGTGGCAAAACCCTTACCGCAAAAGCAATGGCCAAAGCCTTAGGCAAGGCGCTGTTGGTATTAAATTTAAGTAATATTATAAGCGCAAGAATTGGCGAAACCTCGCAGCATCTGAAACAGGTTTTTGATAAAGCATCGCGGGAACGCGCAGTTCTCTTTCTGGACGAATTTGACCAGATAGGAAAAGCGAGGACCAGCAATGACCGGGAAGTGGGTGAAATACGCAGGCTAACCAATACGCTTATCCAGCTGATTGATTATTATCCGGGTAATTCTTTGTTAATAGCGGCTACCAATCATAAAGCTATGATTGATCATGCCTTGTTAAGAAGATTTCAAATTACTATAAGCTACGATAGGCCCACCAATGCGGAGCTGGATCACTATTACGAACAGATAATAAGAGGATTCCCGGCCACATTGCGGTCCGTTAATCGTGTATATGGAATATCCTATGCTGAAGCAAGAGACTGTGTCCTCACCCAGGTAAAAAACAACCTTATTCGTCAACTGGAAAAAGAAAATAAGAACGCTATATGA